In Burkholderia contaminans, the following proteins share a genomic window:
- a CDS encoding lytic transglycosylase domain-containing protein: MNRRFVSVVLIAAGGCFASANARADCFDEAAKYQQVNPLILRAIAWQESRNRPEALNKNTNGSVDYGLMQINSIHLPTLSRYGIGRDTLMEPCKNVYIAAWHLKQKMNRYGNTWQAVGAYHSETPSLRDKYARQIAGILTQWKLLPPVQ, translated from the coding sequence ATGAACAGACGGTTCGTTTCGGTCGTGTTGATCGCCGCCGGCGGGTGTTTCGCCAGCGCGAACGCTCGCGCGGACTGTTTCGACGAAGCCGCTAAATATCAGCAGGTCAATCCGCTGATCCTGCGCGCGATCGCGTGGCAGGAGTCGCGCAACCGGCCCGAGGCGCTGAACAAGAACACGAACGGCTCGGTCGACTACGGCCTGATGCAGATCAATTCGATTCACCTGCCGACGCTGTCGCGCTATGGAATCGGCCGCGACACGCTGATGGAGCCGTGCAAGAACGTGTACATCGCCGCATGGCATCTCAAGCAGAAGATGAACCGCTACGGCAACACGTGGCAGGCGGTCGGCGCCTATCATTCGGAAACCCCGTCGCTGCGCGACAAGTATGCACGGCAGATCGCCGGCATCCTGACGCAGTGGAAGCTGCTGCCGCCCGTGCAGTGA